A genomic region of Mesorhizobium sp. NZP2077 contains the following coding sequences:
- the lpdA gene encoding dihydrolipoyl dehydrogenase translates to MKEISCKLLVIGAGPGGYICAIRAGQLGVDTVIVEAGKPGGTCLNVGCIPSKALIHAAEEFEKVARMAGGKSPLGISVSAPVLDLGKTVAWKDGIVSRLNSGVAGLLKKAGVKTVHGWATFRDGKTVEVETEMGSQVIRAETIVIATGSAPVELSFLPFGGPVISSTDALALSDVPKKLAVVGGGYIGLELGMAFAKMGAKVTVVEALPRVLAQYDAELTRPVVKRLAALGIEVMLGAKAKGLSTKGDALLVETADGKSVKVAADKILVTVGRRPVTEGWGLDQIDLDRAGKFIKIDQQCRTSMRGIFAIGDVTGEPMLAHRAMAQGEMVAEIVAGHKRSWDKRSIPAVCFTDPELVTSGLSPDEAKALGGEIKIGLFPFAANGRAMTKLGEDGFVRVVARADNHLVLGIQAVGQGVSELSAAFGLALEMGARLEDIAGTIHAHPTQGEGFQEAALKALGHALHI, encoded by the coding sequence ATGAAAGAAATCTCCTGCAAGCTGCTCGTCATCGGCGCCGGTCCGGGCGGCTACATCTGCGCCATCCGCGCCGGCCAGCTCGGCGTCGACACCGTCATCGTCGAAGCCGGCAAGCCTGGCGGCACCTGCCTCAATGTCGGCTGCATTCCGTCCAAGGCGCTGATCCACGCGGCGGAAGAATTCGAGAAGGTCGCGCGCATGGCCGGCGGCAAGAGCCCGCTCGGCATTTCGGTCTCGGCACCCGTGCTCGATCTCGGCAAAACCGTCGCCTGGAAGGACGGTATTGTCAGCCGGCTCAACAGCGGCGTCGCCGGCCTGTTGAAGAAGGCCGGCGTGAAGACCGTGCATGGCTGGGCGACGTTCCGTGACGGCAAGACCGTGGAGGTCGAGACCGAGATGGGAAGCCAGGTGATCCGGGCCGAGACGATCGTCATCGCAACCGGCTCGGCGCCGGTCGAATTGTCGTTCCTGCCCTTTGGCGGGCCAGTGATCTCGTCCACCGATGCGCTGGCTTTAAGCGATGTGCCCAAGAAGCTTGCCGTTGTCGGTGGCGGTTATATCGGGCTGGAACTCGGCATGGCCTTCGCCAAGATGGGGGCGAAGGTGACCGTGGTCGAAGCCCTGCCGCGTGTGTTGGCGCAGTATGATGCCGAGCTGACCCGGCCGGTCGTCAAGCGACTCGCCGCGCTCGGCATCGAGGTGATGCTGGGTGCCAAGGCCAAGGGGCTGTCGACAAAAGGCGACGCGCTGCTGGTCGAAACAGCGGACGGCAAGAGCGTCAAGGTAGCCGCCGACAAGATCCTGGTGACGGTCGGGCGCAGGCCGGTGACCGAAGGCTGGGGGCTCGACCAGATCGACCTCGACAGAGCGGGAAAGTTCATCAAGATCGATCAGCAGTGCCGCACCTCGATGCGCGGCATATTCGCCATCGGCGACGTCACCGGCGAGCCGATGCTGGCGCACCGGGCGATGGCGCAAGGCGAAATGGTCGCCGAAATCGTCGCCGGCCACAAGCGCAGCTGGGACAAGCGCTCGATCCCCGCCGTCTGTTTTACCGATCCCGAACTGGTGACATCAGGGCTGTCGCCGGACGAGGCGAAAGCGCTTGGCGGCGAGATCAAGATCGGCCTGTTCCCGTTCGCCGCCAATGGGCGGGCGATGACCAAGCTCGGCGAGGATGGGTTCGTTCGCGTCGTGGCGCGTGCGGACAACCATCTGGTGCTCGGCATCCAGGCGGTCGGGCAGGGCGTGTCGGAACTGTCGGCGGCGTTCGGGCTGGCGCTGGAAATGGGCGCGCGGCTGGAGGATATCGCCGGCACCATCCATGCGCATCCGACGCAGGGCGAGGGGTTCCAGGAAGCGGCGCTGAAGGCGCTCGGGCACGCGCTGCATATTTGA